Sequence from the Deinococcus sedimenti genome:
TACCAGTACGTGCCGCTGCCCACCCTGCCCCCCGGCCCCCACCCGCCGACCGGCACGGTCCACGCGCAGGGCCGCGACCCGCACGGCCTGCGCACCTGGGACCACACCACCTACCAGGGCTGGCCCCTGTACCTGTACGCCCACGACCAGCCCGGCCAGCCCCCCAGCGGCGACGTCCCCCACCTGTTCACACCCGTCCGCCTGGACCAGGCCCCCCTGCCCGGCACCCACCACCGCCCCCACGGCCCCTAGAATGAAACACGCACCACACTTCAACGGAGGATTCATGACGCAGAACAACAACTTTACCGGCATCAGTCTCAGAAATGGACAGCTGTACGCCACTCGGCAGGGACGGGATTACGCCCTGTTCATCTACACCCCGCTTAGAGAGGCCTATACCGGACAGTACGAGGTACCATTTGGAGTCAACTGGCAGCAATACAACAAGCCATTCGTGAAACAGTATGTGCCCATGCCCGTGGTGTCTTCACTCCCAAGCGGTTTTACCTTCACTTCTCAGGATCGTCCAGGGGATACTTGGTATGGCTATCAGCAGCAGATTTGCAACGGCTGGCCTCTGTACTATGTTGAGAATGTTCATCAGGGTGGACAAACCATGCAGCCAGCTATGTTTGAACCTGCCATGCAGCCGCTCACGCCGCCCAATCAGAATAATTCAGCGATGGAAATTAACCAGTCGACGGCTGAGGGTGAGGAAGTTGGGTTTCCTGGCCCTTACCTTGGGCCGTAATGTTCTTTGAATAATTCGCGCAACCAGCGTAAGATTGCCCCGTGATCCAATCTGCGGATTGGGTCACGTTCCTCCCCGGATATCTCACTTATTCCGAGTATACGCCCTATTTTTAATTTCTGATTGAAATGAATCGTCTGATTATAATATGCAATATTTAACCATGTCATGACCTTTTCCCGATTAAATTCATCAATATCCATAACGATTGTAATGAGTAGTTCAATAACTTCCCATGGGTTAATTTTACTGTCCATGGCTTCAATGGCTCGCGGAATTAATTTTCGCGCCCTCGGTGATTTTCCACAGGAGTAGTAATACTTTATTGCATTAATATAATATTCGACGTCATTAAATAGTTCTTCGCTAGAGGATTTATTTCTATAGGTCTCAATTGCCCTAAGGCAAGATTTAAAATCACCAAAATACAGATAAATTTGAGCCTTTCTCAAAAGGATTCTCTTCTCGAGTGAATGATTATTAGATCTTATAGCATATTCTAATATTCTATCCGCTTCTGCGTTTACCTCTATAATATCGTAATAGTCAGCAGAAATAAGTGCGTGCAATATCTTTTCGTTAACTTCGAATGTCATGGCCTCATTCAGATCCGATGATATGGTTTTTAGATCATAGATCATCGATTCCATTCGGGCTCTTTCACCAATGAAACTTTGATTGACAAATATATTCAGCTTATACAGGACAATTCTCACAGAGTCTTCTGACTCTATGGCAAGCTTCAGTGCTTCTTCGAGCAACTCTGTCGCCTGATTAAGCTGTCCCTGGCTTCCCCGAACAGCTGCCAGGGTGTTCAGCACCTTCATGCGGCTGGTGGGGTCGGTGGCCAGTGGTCCGGCCAGGAAGTGCCCGGCGAGCGTCTGGGCGTCCAGCAGGCGTCCGGCGCGGTACGCGAGCCACATGCTGGCGATCTGCGCGGCGGCCTGTACGCTTTCGGGGGCGCTGGCGTCCTCGGCGGCGTCGGCCAGGGTGGCGAAGGTGTCGGTGCCGCTGGCGTGCAGGCCGCGCCGGTCGTGGTGCGCCAGGAAGTGGTCCATCTGGGCGGCGGTGGCGTCCCCGCGTTCCAGTGCGGTGTGCAGGGCGGCCAGGATGTTGTCGCGTTCGGCGTCCACCGGGGGCGCTTCGGGGGGCTGGGCGGTGAACCACGTCAGGTAGTGGTGGGCGTGGTCGGCGCGGGCCTGCGTGATCAGGTCCGGGTGCGCGGCGGCCTGTTCGTTCAGCAGGCCGCGCAGCGCGGGGTACAGGCGCAGGCGTTCGGTGCCGGGCTGGTGCGTTTCGAGGAAGTTGTGCGTGAGTAGCTCGTCGATGAGGGGGGCGGGGACGCCCAGGTGGGGCGCGTCGGCGGGGTCGAGGTCGCTGGTGACGCTCAGGCGTAGCGCCGCCTGCTGCTGTTCGTGGGTCAGGAGGTCCCAGGAGCGGCGGGCGACGGCGGTCAGGCCGCGCCGTCCGTCGCTGTCGCCGCCTTCGGGGGTCAGCTGGGCCGCTTCGGTCAGGACGCGGGCGTACACGGCGTCCAGGTGCTCGACGCGCAGCCAGGACGCCGCGAGGGCCAGCGCGAGGGGGTGGCCCTGGAGGCGGCGGGTGATGCCGGCGATCAGGGCGGCGTTCCCGGCGTTCAGGGTCAGGTCGCGGCGGGTGCGGGCCGCTTCGCGCAGGAAGAGTTGCGTGGCGCTGCTCGCGGCGATCTGCGCGAGGTCCGCTTCCGGCGGGGCCTGCGCGAGGCCCGCGAGGGGCAGCAGCAGGTCGCTGGGGCGCAGGATGCCGGGGGGGCTGCGGCGGCTGCTGACCACCCAGTGCAGGGCGGGCAGGTCGCGGCGCAGGGTGCCCAGCAGGTCCGGCAGGTCGGGCAGGGCGTCGGCACCGTCGATCAGCACGGCGGCGTTCGGGGGGATCAGGTCGGCCAGGGCGGTCAGGGTGGGCGGGGCCGCCTGGCCGGGCGTCAGGGCGGCGGCGAGGCGGGCGCTCAGTTCGGCGGCGCTGCTGGCGCCTTCGGCGTCCACGAGGGTCACGGGGCGGTCCAGGCGGGTCAGTTCCCGCAGGAGTTCGCGGGTCAGGGTGCTCTTGCCGATGCCGCCCGGGCCGGTGATCAGGGCCACGCTGCCGTTCGCGTCCGGGCCGGGCGTGAGGGTCCAGGCGAGTAGCGCGTCGAGTTCCGCTTCGCGGCCCAGCAGGCGGGCCGTCACGCGGGGCGCGCGGGTGGGGGCGGGCTGGTCGGCGTCCAATTCGCCCAGTTCGGCGCGCACTTCCGCTTCCAGCGGCGAGGTGGGCAGCGTGTGGGGCAGCAGGCGGCGCAGGAAGTCCGCCTCGGGGGGTGGGGCGGCGGGGGTGCGGTAGGCGCGTTCGGCCCAGGTGGCGGCGCGGGCGGGTTCGGCAGCTTCGGCGGCGCGCAGCGCCTCGACCTGCACGTGCCGGGCCAGCCGCTCGCGCTGCGTTTCGACCCAGTCCTCGAATTCGGTCGAGACGCCCTGCAGCGGGACGCCGTGCAGGAACGGGCCGGGGTAGGCGTCCCAGGCGGCCTCGCCGCGCAGGGTCAGCAGGTGGGTGGCGTCGGTGGTCAGGGAGGTGGTCAGGCGCTCCTCGCCGCCCAGCGCGTCGGGGTGGGTTTCGCGCAGGGTGTGCAGGGCGACGCGCAGGCTGCCTTCCGGGCGGGCCGCGCCGGGCCACAGCAGGGTCGCCAGTTGGCGGCGGGGCGTGGGTCCTTCCAGGGCCACGTACACCAGCAGCAGCAGGGACTTGACCTTACGGAAGCCGTTCAGGTCCAGGCCGCCCAGCGTGGTCACGGTGGGGGCGGACGGCGGCGTCAGGGTGAGGGTGGGGGCGGTGTCAGTCAAGGTCGGTCACCGCCGCGCCGCGCGTCGCGTCCCGCAGGGCCGCCGCGAAGGCCCCGGCGTCCTCGGGGTAGAG
This genomic interval carries:
- a CDS encoding AAA family ATPase, producing the protein MTDTAPTLTLTPPSAPTVTTLGGLDLNGFRKVKSLLLLVYVALEGPTPRRQLATLLWPGAARPEGSLRVALHTLRETHPDALGGEERLTTSLTTDATHLLTLRGEAAWDAYPGPFLHGVPLQGVSTEFEDWVETQRERLARHVQVEALRAAEAAEPARAATWAERAYRTPAAPPPEADFLRRLLPHTLPTSPLEAEVRAELGELDADQPAPTRAPRVTARLLGREAELDALLAWTLTPGPDANGSVALITGPGGIGKSTLTRELLRELTRLDRPVTLVDAEGASSAAELSARLAAALTPGQAAPPTLTALADLIPPNAAVLIDGADALPDLPDLLGTLRRDLPALHWVVSSRRSPPGILRPSDLLLPLAGLAQAPPEADLAQIAASSATQLFLREAARTRRDLTLNAGNAALIAGITRRLQGHPLALALAASWLRVEHLDAVYARVLTEAAQLTPEGGDSDGRRGLTAVARRSWDLLTHEQQQAALRLSVTSDLDPADAPHLGVPAPLIDELLTHNFLETHQPGTERLRLYPALRGLLNEQAAAHPDLITQARADHAHHYLTWFTAQPPEAPPVDAERDNILAALHTALERGDATAAQMDHFLAHHDRRGLHASGTDTFATLADAAEDASAPESVQAAAQIASMWLAYRAGRLLDAQTLAGHFLAGPLATDPTSRMKVLNTLAAVRGSQGQLNQATELLEEALKLAIESEDSVRIVLYKLNIFVNQSFIGERARMESMIYDLKTISSDLNEAMTFEVNEKILHALISADYYDIIEVNAEADRILEYAIRSNNHSLEKRILLRKAQIYLYFGDFKSCLRAIETYRNKSSSEELFNDVEYYINAIKYYYSCGKSPRARKLIPRAIEAMDSKINPWEVIELLITIVMDIDEFNREKVMTWLNIAYYNQTIHFNQKLKIGRILGISEISGEERDPIRRLDHGAILRWLRELFKEHYGPR